A region of the Phaseolus vulgaris cultivar G19833 chromosome 11, P. vulgaris v2.0, whole genome shotgun sequence genome:
TCAACTGGTTGAGAGTTTGACATGAATCAGGTAGAGgtttaatgaataaaataattttaatatataattttcataatagattataatatatataattgaatatcAATTCTTACctatatttaatgaaaaaacttaaatattatcatttataCTTTTTAGAGTCCTGTTATTAACAAAGatttatgtataaatatatAGAATAAGTTTAGAGTATTAACGTGGAAGTTTTAAATgttaattgaaaaattaaagtttacctaactttttcattatttttgtaaaacttaatttagatataatatttttaccaaGATAGTTTCTAACTTATATTATTTAAGAAGCTTGTTTAACCTGATTAGAACCTgcaaatcaatttttatttgaagtagatctttaaaatattaacttctaattttttatatttattctattattattttttaaatatttattaaatcttCTGGGTTTTTTTCAACTAGAGcgagttattatttatttaacttattCCCCTCCATTTATACGTACTTATTTTgactttattataatatttaatttattactctAATACACTAATTGatatagtattattaatattattttgaaaattttgattaaaaatatgttatgaaatagtataagattaataatataatataaaataaaagcagtaattgaaactaaaaaattacaattaaaataattcatctactaataaaaatttagagatttaaaatatatatttttaaaaaccaaaactATAAACATCTCAAAACGTAAAATTTATAAGCTAATTACTTTCAAGTTTCAATTTCtaactagtttttgtgaaaCATCACtactaataaaaactaattttagagacaaaaaattaattagttgctatagttaATAAATTAGAGACCAGAGACTTAAAAAATTCAGTTTctatattagtttctattattgttaaatagtttctaaattgatatctaattagctatgaAGGTTTGTTCACTGGACTCACTATTTGATTctttgggagacgacttggggtcatctgaccacTGTTATACTATCATCTTTCTAGCATTGGACAAGTCTAAGCTGGattcatattaatttgatagaaaaacGACTGAAAAAACAAATATCAAGAAAGCAAGATTTGcaagaattataaaacatgtcagtcattagacaatcctaaaaagctaatttattttatttaggcAGAAAATGAAACTCAAACAAAGCAAACAAAAAGcaagagacaaaaataaatcctaaaatataattctcctcccccacacttaaatcaaacattttcttcaatgtaaaaacaataaatagatGTGTACGATAAAAGTAAGAGAAGGAATACTCCCTCTTCAAGCTTGACGGTAATTGGGGCCTTGCAAGGTATCTCTTCCACCGTCTCTTCTTGAGGAATCTCATGAAAGAGCTTTAGACGATGTCCATTCACCTTAAATGTCTTCGTACACGTTAGAGTCTGTAATTCTACAGCACCATGAGGATGGACATGGGTGATAAAAAAATGGACCAATCCATCTTGAGCGCAACTTTCCAGGCATAAGCTTTAATCTGGAGTTGAACATTAACACACGTTGGCCTGCAACAAACTCCTTGCCAGTGATGAAGTGGTCATGGAGATGTTTGGTCCTCTCCTTGTAAATTTTGAGTTCTCATATGCCTCCAAACGGATCTCATCCATCTCTTGCAGCTGGAGTTTTCCCTTCTCTCCTGCCTTGTCATAATCCATGTTGCTTGCCTTTATTGCCCAATAAGCTTTGTGCTCGATCTCCACAGGTAGATGACAAGCTTTTCCAAAGACGATCCTAAAGGGAGACATCCCAATAGGTGCTTTATAGGTTGTACGATGGGCCCAAAGGGCATCGTCAAGACGTTTACTCCTATCCTTCCTTGTTGGGTTAACCATCTTTTCCCGAATGCGCTTTATTTCTCTGTTGGAGACCTCAACTTGGCCATTTGTTTGTGGATGATATGGTGTGGATGCTCTATGGATCACCCCTATTTCCTAAATAGACCATCTAGTAACCTGTTACAAAAATGTGTGCCTTGGTTGCTGATGATAGCTTTAGGAATCCCAAATATGCAAAAGAGGTTAGAGCAAATAAAAGCCGCAACAACATGAGAATCATTAGTTCTTGTGGCTATTGCCTCCACCCATTTGGATACATAGTCCACAACAAGTAAGATATAAGTGAATCCAAAAGAGACAGGAAAGGGACCCATGAAATCAATACTCCACACATCAAAGACTTCACAAAAGAGCATGGGTTGTTGGGGCATATGTTGTCTTTTGGAGATAGCAGCGCTTGCTCTTTAACATCTCTCACACGTCGATGAGACGGTCCATGCATCTCTAAAAATGGTTGGCCAAAAGAAACCACAGTCCAATACTTTTCTTGCAGTACGTTGTGCAGTTAAGTGTCCTCCAAAGGGTGAGGCATGACAAAAATTCAGCACAGATGGGATCTCATGGTCACGAATACATTTACATATGATTTGATCACTACAAAAACGCCATAAGTAAGGATCATCCCAAACATAGTACTTCGACTCACTCTTAAGTCTAACAAAATATCCTTAATATCCAAATCAAATTCTTGGAGCAACAACATCCACCTAATCAACCTGGGTTTTGAGTCAGTCTTCTTTAGCAGGTATTTCAAGGCAGCATGATCAGTAAAAACAACCACCTTGGATTCAGGAGATATGATCTGAACTTATCCAGGGAAAACACAATGGCCAACAAATCCTTTTCCGTGGTGATGTAGTTAGATTGAGCATCGTCTAACGTTTTAGAGGCATAGTAGATCACATGTGACAGACCATCTACTCGTTGTGCAAGAACGACTCCAAGTGCATAATTTGAGGCATCACACGTGATTTCAGAAGGGAGTGTCCAGGGGGTTTTATATTGGCAGTGTCACAAGTGATGCTTTAAGGGAATCAAATGCCTCTTTGCATCCTTCTCCAAAATCAAACGATACATCCTTCTGCGGCAAGTTAGATAAAGGTAGTGCTATCGTGCTGAAATTCTTGATGAACCGCCTATAGAACCTTGCATATCCTAGAAAAGATCTAACCTCTCTAACAGAAGAGGGGTAAGGTAACTGTGAAATAACATTCAATTTAGCAGGGTCTACCTGAATGCCTTTTTCAAAAATTAGATGGTCTTGGACTATGCCTTGTGACACTATAAAATGACATTTTTCATAGCTTAAAACAAGATTATTTTCTACGCACCTATCAAGTACCTTACTAAGGTTAGTCAAACAATCATTAAACGAAGAACCATAAATTTTGAAACCATCCATAAAAACTTCAATGCAATGTTCAATCAAGTCAGAAAATATGCTCATCATACAACGTTGGAAGGTTCCAGGGGCATTGCACAAACCAAAAGGCATCCTTCTATAAGCAAAGGTTCCAAAGGGGCAGGTAAAGGTATTCTTGTGTTAATCTTTTGGTGCAATACAAATATGGAAATAGCCAGAAAAACCATCCAAGAAACAGTAGTATGTCTTACCAGCTAAGCGCTCAAGCATTTGATCGATGAAAGGAAGGGAAAAGTGGTCCTTCCGTGTGGCTTGATTCAAGCGTATATAATCAATACAGACTCTCCAGCTGTTCTGCGCTCTAGTGGGAATAAGTTCATTACGCTCATTCTTTATCACTCTTATCCCATatttcttaggaacaacttgaatTGGACTCACCCAAGTGTTGTCAGAGATAGGGTATATGATACCAGCTTGTAGCATCTTGGTGATCTCTTTCTTCACCACATCAAGAATCTGGGAATTAAGCCAACGTTGAGGTTGTCTCATAGGTTTTGTCCCTTCTTCTAGTAGAATTCTCTGCATACAAATAGCAAGGCTGATACCTGGAATATCTGCCATCGTCCAACCAATGGCTTTCTTGTGCTTTTTAATCACCTGTAACAATTTTTGCTCTTGTTCATCAGATAGAGCAGTGGAGATAATCACTGGAAGTTGCTCCTTTTTTTTCCAAATAGGCATACTTAAAGATGATTTGGAAGTGGCTTCAGTTCAAGTGAGGGCAGTTGGATGATGGACGGTAATGGTCTATTACTGAGAAAAATTCAGCAACCTACAATTAATCGGAGTTAGAATCGTCTAATGTTGTCAAGTGTGTATCAACAACATTTGCTTTAGTTGGAAAACTTGCATCACAAAGGTTACAACAGTTAATTAATCAATGAAGTTTTCAAATTATTCATATTGTTAAATATAAGTATGTTCCCTATCAACTTAAATCGAATTTTGCAGACATGTCATGAGTATTAATTTTAGTGTCTTTTTCTatcttttcaatttctctttcttttggtTGATTGTGTATCACTATAACAGTATAAATAACGTATGAGTCATACATCATGATTTGAACTGATTTGAGTCATACACTATAACAGCCTAAAgtcagttttataaaaaaaaatcaaacttatcATTTTAGATTGAGTTGTTCAAGTGAATATTTTGTTGAAATATACACAAACTTGATCATTTAATTGAATTTAGGATTTTTTCTAAATAGAATCCAACGTAATCTCATGAAGCCTTATCCTTCACActgtttttatcttttgtttagcgattattaaaatgtaaaaatggtGGCTTTTTCTTTTGCCATCACTTCTGCAATCAATATTCTGAACCAATTATTACTGGGCCCTTACTATGGCTTGCAGACCCATTACTTCAATTAACACTATTGTTTGTTGGCttctttcttcctgcacccttacgtttttcttcttgcattcccacaattttctaaatcctgAAAATGACCTTgatcttttatttgaaaaaagagCATCATGGTTACAGAAAATCGGGATTGGAAGTGTGCTACAGATCATCAATCCGGAACTGAATCTTTTTTCTGGATGAAGGGGTGTTCCAAAAGcaaattttgtataaattattgatttctagaTTGTTGAATACGGAAGCCTAattctgttacggattggtggatccagaatgttttttttttaattatgaatttctTAATCCAAAATGCATATTTCTGTTACGGATTGATATATCTagaatgttttttttctaatgatggatttttgaatgggaaatgcatattttgaattacagaTTGGTGGATCTAAAATTTTATTGGAAGTGTCAATCTGAAATTTTTCCGGATTCCATGATccagaatgcaaaaaaataagtAGAATTCAAGTATAATttagagtttttaaaaaataatagggatAATTTGATCTTTGCATtacattgtgggggtgcagcaagaaaaatgtaagggtgcaggaagaaactgccttgtttgtttctattttaatatataaccatcactacaataaaataataaataaatgtcaTTGACacccattttattttttatttttaagagaaCATGTATATTTTTTGTGGTCTCTTAATCAATGTCACATCAACAAATTCAAAGTGATTGAGGAACTAAATTCATAGAATTGTGATATTTAGATGAAACAAAAACTTATGGTAAAATCTAACTAACATTAAATATCaacagaaaataaatataaatgaagtgTTAAATGAAACCTAAAATTGGGGGAATGAAAAAGACTATTTAAGATTGCAattaagattatttatttttaattttgtgaatgttcatatatataatcaaattacATGGTTATAGCTAAACCTAGCAATAGTTCATTACCTACCAAAACCTTCACCATCTTATTCTGGCTGTGGCCATTTCAACCGTAACCATGGCAGCCACCACCAACTTCTTCTCTCTCCAATCAACAAATAGCACCGAAAATGGTGGTGAAAACAAGGGCAGAGGTTGCGGAAAACCTGATGGGGTGGCCATGTGGTTCATCGATGGTGTCACCACAGCTTTCTTTGCTTCCTTGGAATATTGCTGCATCAGAATTGCCACCCAAGAAGATGTCGATGAGGCCAACGAAGACATGCCGTTGATCCTCAACGACGGAAACCTCCGCCGCCACCACCACCGGTAAAGGGAAACtgaaaggaaagaaaagttAACATTTTCTTGTTGCCCCACCTTTAGTGAAAGTCAACGTTTCTCTTTTCATGGTGAGTGTTGATGTTTTATAATATAGTGTGGTGCAGTTCTTGGGTTATGTAATTTCAGCATTGTGAATGAAAATGAACACCTTTTTCCATTCATTGCTTTTGGATATATACAGAAAATGTTCTAAGATGATCTGAGTTTTATGGGAAAGAAAATGTTATTGTAAGCTTGGTTGATTTCGAATGCTAAAAGTGTTCTCattgaaattttattcaaaCAAGTTAAGCAGATTGATGAAAAGAAAATCGTAGAAGGATGtcaaatttttgaaaaactcaTGACCAAATTTGGAACATTACTATTACTTGGATCATGATCATGAGGGTTTTGAGTTTTGATTTGTGATGAGATAAACTTGAAGAAAAGGTTTAAGGGTAAAGCCAAAAGATTAAAGTTGctttgaaatatttttctgtatgaaaaaaaaaagctgTTGCTGTGTTTTTGTGTCCCTCCCATGTTCATGATATTCAATGATGTGGTCTTCTTGGTGATGATCATCGCCATGTTTCACTGGGTAAagtttcttttactttttttccaTCACAAAAGTGATACGAAATTCGAGAAAAAAGTGAATTTGCGTCGGAGGAAgtgaattttctaatttttttaaaaatttataattttaaaatactttttttatatttaagatttttttaagaGACTATATTATCTCATATTTGAAAAgaattgaataatttaatattctaaaaatatagATTTGGGTAATAGAATAATTGAATAGGTTAAATAGTAgttatattactattattattgtacCGGTAGACATCGGACGGACGTGGCCAACCGACCGAATGTATaataaatgtaagggcatttatgtAACAAACCAAAGTAGTTAAGATACACCTCGAAAAATAAGGAGAACGCGCTTAGAGAAGATATGTTCTCGGGcattccggagcacgactggCAAGACCTATCCacaaccaccctgagcccaagggatagaaagtccattaggcaatcctataaatactgtgctcaagccagagaaaggtacgttttcattcacttactaaACCACACTtggaatctcatacttacttgagcgtcggagtgccttcgcaggtaccctccccgcccgaccgaaggagacaccaagaaggaacgaccgaccgaaggagaagaagatcgacacgtcagcaattacaccacgtcaaccgaccatgcctgggccccatctctccgttcaggtacaattggcgcccaccgtggggccaaggcaaaatttcaaattttaaagctATAATGGTTGCGACAAGGAACAACAACGACGCTATGGCAGAACATATGACTATGATTCAAACCCTCCAAACTCAGATGGAGGAACTGCGGCAGAAGGGGATGGAAGACCGTCGTCAACACGAAGAGAATAGACGCCGCCAAGAGGAAGAGATCACCTTattgagagagcagaatgcacgACTCCAGCGACAGGTCGATAATCCCGAACGAGAAGGCCAATCCCATATGGCCGACCGAACTGCCTCTCGCATACCTACACCGGCCGACACCAATCCTGCTTCCAGAACTGAAACAGTCGAAAGAAAGTCAAGTAAAAGGGGTCATCCTTTTACAGACGAAATCATCACCACACCACTTCCTGACaaatggagaggcctcgccattaaactctatgacggctcgaccgacccggacgagcatttaaatgtttacaagacgcaaatgactttgtataccACAGATAATGATGTGTGGTGTAAAGTATTCCCCACGTCGCTTCAGGGAGAACCTCTTACCTGGTTTACAGAGCTACCTCCGAACTCCATTGACGACTTTGACATCCTAGCCGCAAAATTCTCCACTCAATATGCCACCAGCCGACCGCATCACatgtcctccatgtctctcctagcggtacaacaagaaaaaggtgaatctcTCAGAACCTTTTTAGATAGATTCAACAAGGCATGCATGAATATCCGAGGGCTCAAACAGGAAGTCGCGTTACACCATTTAGTTTCGGCCATCCGGCCGAGCCGTTTTACCGAAAGTCTCATCAAAAAGCCGCCTCAAGACATGGAAGATCTTCGAACTCGggcaaccaaattcatgcaaattgAGGAACACATTGACTATCACCAACGGTTCAAAGCCGTTGGATCCGGAGTTCTCAAAGATCAAACCCCGAGCAAAGAAAGGGAATTCGAGACCGAACGGACCGTTCGAACCACCCCAAGGTCCGACCGGAACAGAGGAGGCCGAATCCCCAGGTTTAACAGTTACACCCTTTTAACTGTTCCGAGGGGACGAGCCCTAGATGAAGCACTGCAAAAGGATTTAATTCCGACACTAAAACAGTATCAAACACCACCGAATGCAGATACTGTTAAGCGTTGTCAGTACCATCGGAATTTCGGTCACACGACCGAAGGATGTCAAGCGTTGAAGGACAAAATCGAAGAGCTCATCCAGGCTGGCCATTTGCGGCAGTTCGTCAAGAGGACAAGAAATTCAAGATCCCCACCACGGGATACCAACTGTCCATCCGTGGTGTCGACCGGTCATACCGTAACGATTACAAACGCCGAACTGACCATAGCCAGGCTTCGCGGAAACGAAGTGAAAGCCCCGTTCGGCGTACACGCGCCCACAGCACAAGTCCCGACCGAAACGCCCGCCCTCGCCAACGAGTCCGcgaagtcatcaacatgattgCTGGACCCGTTACCTTTGGCGAACCGAACCACGAAGTAAATTACATAGCCGGTGGCGGGTGCTCAAATTCCGCCCGAAAGAAACATCTCCGGAACATCCAGTCCGCTCATGCTACCACGCGGAGGCGTCCACACATACCTCCGATCACTTTCACTGACGACGACTTCACAGCCATAGATCCAGCCCAGGACGACCCTATGGTAATCACCGTGGAAATTGACAAGTTCGCAATTGCCAAGACTTTGGTCGACCAAGGTAGCTCGGTCGACATATTATACTGGGAAATCTTCAAGAAAATGCGCATCCCAGAATCAGATATTAAACCCTATAACGAACAAATTGTAGGGTTCTCAGGTGAACGGGTCGACACTAAGGGGTATATAGACTTATATACAACCTTTGGTGAGGAAGACGGTCTCCACAAAACAATAAATGTACGATATCTTCTGGTGAACGCCCAaacttcctacaacatcctgctcGGTCGTCCGTCCATCAACAGATTGAAAGCCATTGTTTCCACCCCacacttagccatgaaattcccttcGGCAAATAACGACATTGCAACAATCCATGTCGATCAAAAAACCGCTAGAGAATGTTATGTCGCAAGTTTGAAAAGTGAGCCAACTCGACGGCTCTACACGATCAATCCGGACGACCGACCCCCGCAAAAAAGAGGACGATCCCCGACCCGACATTCCGGACGGCGCATATCCCGTCGACAAATGATAGCCCTTGTTGATCTCGACCCTCGTATGGACGATCCCCGTATGGAGGCAGGAGAAGACTTGCATCTGTTCCCACTTCGCGACGATCGCCACGCTACACATATCGACACTTCACTGAAGTCGGACGACCGAATGGCCATCGGCACGACACTTGTCAAAAATGCCGATCTGTTCGCATGGACGGCCGCTGACATGCCTGGTGTAGACCCACAGGTCATCACTCACCGATTATCACTGTATAAAGAGGCTAGGCCAATagctcaaaagaaaagacatctGGGCGAGGAACGACGCCAAGCCGCACGTGACGAAGCCGATAAATTGTTACAAGTTGGATTCATTCGGAACGCCCATTACACcacatggctagccaacgtggtTATGGTAAAGAAAGCCAACGGAAAATggcgaatgtgcgttgactaCACGGACCTCAATAAGGCATGCCCAAAACACTCTTACCCTCTGCCTACCATTGATCGTCTCGTTGATGGGGCGGCCGGACATCACATCCTCAGCTTCCTTGATGCCTACTCAGGctataatcaaatccaaatgcaccTGGCCGACCGAAAGAAGACAACCTTCATGATTGATTCCGATAATTTCTACTATGAAGTTATGCCCTTCGGACTCAAAAATGTCGAGGCCACTTATCAAAGACTAATGGACCATGTATTCCACGACATGATCGGCAGGAATGTTGAGGTCTATGTCGATGACATTGTTGTCAAGTCCGATTCATGTAAGCAACATATTGCTGActtaaaagaagtttttcaggcCCTCCGCCAGCACCAGATGCGACTCAATCCTGACAAATGTGCGTTTGGCGTCGAGggggggaagttcttaggttttatgctTACCCACAGAGGCATAAAAACGAACCCTGAGAAATGTAAAGCTATTTCCGAAATGAGAAGCCCCAACTCCATTCAGGAAATTCAGAGACTCATCGGCCGGCTCACCGCCTTATCCAAATTTGTTCCTAAACTTGCAGAACGAACAAGACCCATCGTCCGATTATTGAAAAAAGCGTCTCGCTTTGAGTGGTCGGCCGAATGCGAGAAATTTTCCTCCAATTGAAAACTTTTCTATCTTCCCCGCCGGTTATCCAGAAATCGGACGCCCGAGAACCCATCATAGTCTACCTCGCCGTTTCACACGAAGCCGTTAGTTCAGTCTTAgtgcaagaaattaattttgacgAACGACCAGTTTATTTTGTTAGCCACGCCCTCCATGGCGCCGAAATCCGATACCAAACGATCGAAAAGGTGGCTATGGCTCTCATCATTACCGCCCGACGAATGCGtatgtattttcaaaatcaccGTATTATTGTTCGGACAAATTATCCCATTGTAAAGATTCTCACTAAACCAGATCTAGCCGGACGAATGATCGGATGGACGATAGAATTATCCGAATTCCATATTCAGTATCAACCACGAGGAGCCATCAAGTCGCAAGCTCTTGCCGATTTCGCAGCTAAACTCACTCCTTCCTCAACCGAAACTGAACACTCATCGTGGATCTTATACGTGGACGGCTCCTCCAACGAAAGGTCGTGCGGCGCTGGAGTCGTTTTGGAAGGAAGGCCCCGGCGAGATTTTCATCGAGCTAGCCCTCAAATTCGACTTCAAAGCTTCAAACAATCAAgccgaatatgaagccattttAGCCGGTCTACGCCTCGCTCAAGAATTGGAAATCACAAAGTTAATCTGTAAAAGTGATTACAGGCTTGTCATCGGCCAGCTTAATGACGAATATGAAGTCCGAGAAAGCTTCCTACATCGATACTATCACTTAGTCAAACAGTCGATGAGCACCTTTTCTGAAATTTCCATGCAGCACGTTCAACGCGATCACAATACTCGCGCGGACGCCTTGTCCCGGTTAGCAACCACGAAGTGTAAAGGAATGCATAGGTCGGTCATCCATGTTACGCTTGCACGCCCAAGCATCGACCTACAGGAATGCCTAACGACCGACGCGGAATCTACTTGGATTACCCCAATTAAGTAATATTTACTCGACGGCACATGTAGTCCTCTCGGCGAAAAAACCATGAAGCTGCAGGCCGCCCGTTTTATCTTAATTGGCGACGACCTTTACCGTCGAGGTTATACCCGACCACTCCTTAAATGTTTGACACCCGACCAAGCTTCCTATGTCGTCCGAGAGTTGCACGAAGGAATTTGCGCAACTCACTCTGGCGCACGAACAATGGTAGCCAAAGTATTCCGAGccggatactactggccgaccgtccaAGGCGACTGCACCAGTTTCGTCCAAAAATGTCTtaaatgccaagagtttggcaCTTTGTCCCATAAAAAACCTGAGGAACTCCATTTTATGCTATCAC
Encoded here:
- the LOC137839203 gene encoding uncharacterized protein; translation: MVATRNNNDAMAEHMTMIQTLQTQMEELRQKGMEDRRQHEENRRRQEEEITLLREQNARLQRQVDNPEREGQSHMADRTASRIPTPADTNPASRTETVERKSSKRGHPFTDEIITTPLPDKWRGLAIKLYDGSTDPDEHLNVYKTQMTLYTTDNDVWCKVFPTSLQGEPLTWFTELPPNSIDDFDILAAKFSTQYATSRPHHMSSMSLLAVQQEKGESLRTFLDRFNKACMNIRGLKQEVALHHLVSAIRPSRFTESLIKKPPQDMEDLRTRATKFMQIEEHIDYHQRFKAVGSGVLKDQTPSKEREFETERTVRTTPRSDRNRGGRIPRFNSYTLLTVPRGRALDEALQKDLIPTLKQYQTPPNADTVKRCQYHRNFGHTTEGCQALKDKIEELIQAGHLRQFVKRTRNSRSPPRDTNCPSVVSTGHTVTITNAELTIARLRGNEVKAPFGVHAPTAQVPTETPALANESAKSST